One window of the Pseudomonas sp. S04 genome contains the following:
- a CDS encoding PqiB family protein, translating to MTDLPKAKTRPASNWSAIWVLPLIALVIGGWLGWRAYNETGIQVQVRFESGEGIQANKTEVVYKGMSVGKVKSLALDDEGKSRGVIATVEMNKDVEQYLKTSTRFWLVKPSVTLAGITGLETLVSGNYVAISPGEGEPTRKFKALAQEPPLSDSKPGLHLTIKAERLGSLNRGSPVFYKQIQVGQVKSYLLSEDQSTVEIKVFIEPTYANLVRKHTRFWNASGISIDANLSGVKVRSESLASIVAGGIAFATPENRKDSPPTDPSLPFRLYEDFDAAQAGIRVKVKLSDFEGLQAGRTPVMYKGIQVGNLKALKVDSDLSSATAELTLDPLAEDYLVDGTQFWVVKPSISLAGITGLEALVKGNYIAVRPGDKGSPPKREFEARPKAPPLDLRSPGLHLVLFTENLGSLEVGSPILYKQVKVGSVQSYQFSRTKKQLVIGVHIEKEYEGLVNASTRFWNASGITLTGGLTGGIQVKSESLQSLMAGGIAFETPEAKAPLQKRIPRFRLFTSHDEATEKGTVVTLKLDRGDGLRNGTPIRYKGLDVGKVEDVDLSDDLQSVLLTARITVVPERIARVGSQFWVVKPQLGLIKTSNLETLVTGQYIEVQPAVKNLGPQKNFVALPQPPEATAQEAGLSLVLSAARRGSLKTGVPVTYREITVGKVTGYELGQTADRVLIHILIEPKYAPLVRSGTRFWNTSGFGLDYSLFKGATVRTESLETLIQGGVAFATPDGERMGNPARPQQTFPLFDKFEDEWLEWAPKISLGK from the coding sequence ATGACTGATTTGCCTAAAGCTAAAACCCGACCGGCTTCCAACTGGTCGGCCATCTGGGTGTTGCCCCTGATCGCCTTGGTGATTGGTGGGTGGTTGGGTTGGCGTGCCTATAACGAGACCGGGATTCAGGTCCAGGTCCGTTTCGAAAGCGGTGAAGGCATTCAGGCCAACAAGACCGAAGTGGTCTACAAAGGCATGTCGGTGGGCAAGGTCAAAAGCCTGGCGCTCGATGATGAAGGCAAGAGCCGTGGGGTGATCGCCACGGTCGAGATGAACAAGGACGTCGAGCAGTACCTCAAGACCAGCACGCGCTTCTGGCTGGTCAAGCCCAGCGTAACCCTGGCGGGTATCACCGGTCTGGAAACCCTGGTCTCGGGTAACTATGTGGCGATCAGTCCGGGTGAGGGCGAACCTACCCGCAAGTTCAAGGCCCTTGCCCAGGAGCCGCCCCTGTCGGACTCCAAGCCGGGTCTGCACCTGACCATCAAGGCCGAACGCCTGGGCTCGCTGAACCGCGGCAGCCCGGTGTTCTATAAGCAGATCCAGGTCGGTCAGGTGAAGAGCTACCTGCTGTCCGAGGACCAGAGCACCGTCGAGATCAAGGTCTTTATCGAGCCCACTTACGCCAACCTGGTGCGCAAACACACGCGCTTCTGGAATGCCAGCGGGATCAGCATCGACGCCAACCTGTCGGGTGTGAAGGTACGTAGCGAGTCGCTGGCCAGCATCGTGGCCGGCGGTATTGCCTTTGCGACGCCGGAGAACCGCAAGGACAGCCCGCCCACCGACCCGAGCCTGCCGTTCCGTCTGTATGAAGACTTCGACGCGGCCCAGGCCGGCATCCGGGTCAAGGTCAAGCTCAGCGACTTCGAAGGCCTGCAAGCCGGTCGTACGCCGGTCATGTACAAAGGCATTCAGGTGGGCAACCTCAAGGCCTTGAAGGTCGACTCCGACCTGTCCAGCGCCACCGCCGAACTGACCCTCGACCCGCTGGCTGAAGATTACCTGGTCGATGGCACGCAGTTCTGGGTGGTCAAGCCGTCGATTTCCCTGGCCGGTATCACCGGGCTCGAAGCCCTGGTCAAGGGTAACTACATCGCCGTGCGTCCGGGTGACAAGGGCAGCCCGCCCAAGCGCGAGTTCGAGGCACGGCCGAAGGCGCCGCCATTGGACCTGCGCTCCCCGGGCCTGCACCTGGTGCTGTTCACCGAGAACCTCGGCTCGCTGGAGGTCGGCAGCCCGATTCTCTACAAGCAGGTCAAGGTCGGTTCGGTGCAGAGCTATCAGTTCTCGCGGACCAAGAAGCAATTGGTCATCGGCGTGCACATCGAGAAGGAATACGAAGGCCTGGTCAACGCTTCGACGCGTTTCTGGAATGCCAGCGGCATCACCCTCACCGGTGGTCTGACCGGCGGGATCCAGGTCAAGAGCGAGTCCCTGCAAAGCCTGATGGCCGGCGGTATTGCGTTCGAGACTCCGGAAGCCAAGGCGCCGCTGCAAAAGCGTATTCCGCGCTTCCGCCTGTTCACCAGTCATGACGAGGCGACGGAGAAAGGCACCGTGGTCACCCTCAAGCTCGACCGCGGCGACGGACTGCGCAATGGCACGCCGATTCGCTACAAAGGCCTGGACGTCGGCAAGGTGGAAGACGTCGACCTCAGCGACGACCTGCAATCGGTGCTGCTCACTGCGCGTATCACCGTAGTGCCGGAGCGCATTGCCCGGGTAGGCAGCCAGTTCTGGGTGGTCAAGCCGCAGTTAGGCCTGATCAAGACCTCCAATCTGGAAACCCTGGTGACCGGGCAGTACATCGAAGTGCAGCCCGCGGTGAAAAACCTCGGCCCGCAAAAGAACTTCGTTGCCCTGCCACAGCCACCCGAAGCCACCGCGCAAGAGGCAGGCCTGAGCCTGGTGCTGAGTGCCGCGCGCCGTGGCTCGCTGAAAACCGGGGTGCCGGTGACTTACCGGGAAATTACCGTGGGCAAGGTCACCGGTTACGAACTGGGGCAGACCGCGGATCGGGTGTTGATCCATATCCTCATCGAACCGAAGTACGCGCCATTGGTACGCAGCGGCACGCGCTTCTGGAATACCAGCGGTTTTGGCCTGGATTACAGTCTGTTCAAGGGCGCGACCGTACGCACCGAATCCCTGGAAACCCTGATCCAGGGTGGCGTTGCCTTTGCCACTCCGGATGGTGAGCGCATGGGTAACCCGGCGCGGCCGCAGCAGACCTTCCCGTTGTTCGACAAGTTCGAAGACGAGTGGCTGGAGTGGGCGCCGAAGATCTCCCTCGGCAAGTAA
- a CDS encoding paraquat-inducible protein A: MRAIDAGILICAECHQLNKQEPDTDEQTCTRCGAIVHARRPNSLVRTWALLITAAILYIPANLLPIMTVSALGQGEGDTIMSGVITLVQHGMLPIAAVVFVASILVPTFKLVGIALLLFSVQRRQPLSARQRILMYRFIEFIGRWSMLDIFVIAILVAVVNFGRLATIEANLGAVAFASVVILTMLAAVTFDPRLIWDNTESDDDHD; the protein is encoded by the coding sequence ATGCGGGCGATTGATGCAGGCATTCTGATCTGTGCTGAGTGCCATCAGTTGAACAAACAGGAACCCGACACCGACGAGCAGACCTGCACGCGCTGTGGCGCGATAGTCCATGCCCGCCGGCCAAATAGTCTGGTGCGCACCTGGGCGTTGTTGATCACCGCCGCGATTCTGTATATCCCCGCCAATCTGTTGCCCATCATGACGGTCAGCGCCTTGGGGCAGGGGGAGGGCGATACGATCATGTCCGGCGTGATCACCCTGGTGCAGCATGGGATGCTCCCCATCGCGGCCGTGGTGTTCGTCGCCAGTATCCTGGTACCGACCTTCAAGCTTGTCGGCATCGCCCTGCTGCTGTTTTCGGTGCAGCGCCGCCAGCCTTTATCCGCGCGGCAACGCATCCTGATGTACCGCTTCATTGAGTTCATTGGCCGCTGGTCAATGCTCGACATCTTTGTCATCGCGATTCTGGTGGCAGTGGTCAACTTTGGTCGGCTCGCCACCATCGAGGCCAATCTCGGTGCAGTGGCCTTCGCCAGTGTGGTGATTTTGACAATGCTTGCTGCAGTAACTTTCGATCCCCGACTGATTTGGGATAACACGGAGTCGGACGACGACCATGACTGA
- a CDS encoding paraquat-inducible protein A yields MPDPVDAYGLSDLPLDNLVACHECDLLMRKPHLAHDEKALCPRCGYELYAHRHNVVERSLALVIAALLLFVPANFLPIMELNLLGQTSHDTVWSGVVGLFDTGMQGVAVVVFLCSMGIPLLKLLCQLLVLLSIRFDIGRSYGLLLYRIYHHLRDWGMLEVYLMGVLVAIVKLADLASITIGLGLGCFISLLLVQVWLEVVMSPHQIWEALSGEDAHAGD; encoded by the coding sequence ATGCCAGATCCGGTTGACGCCTACGGGCTGTCAGATTTACCGCTGGACAACTTGGTGGCGTGTCATGAATGCGACTTGCTGATGCGCAAGCCACACCTCGCTCATGACGAGAAAGCCTTATGCCCGCGTTGCGGTTATGAGCTCTACGCTCATCGGCACAATGTCGTGGAGCGTAGCCTCGCCCTGGTGATCGCTGCGCTGCTGCTGTTCGTCCCTGCGAACTTTTTACCGATCATGGAACTCAATCTACTCGGACAGACGTCACACGACACTGTCTGGAGCGGTGTTGTCGGTCTGTTCGATACTGGCATGCAAGGCGTGGCGGTGGTGGTGTTCCTGTGCAGCATGGGGATCCCCCTGCTCAAGTTGCTCTGTCAGTTATTGGTATTGTTGAGCATTCGATTTGATATCGGACGCAGCTACGGCCTGCTGCTGTATCGCATTTATCACCACCTGCGTGATTGGGGGATGCTCGAGGTTTATTTGATGGGGGTGCTGGTGGCCATCGTCAAACTGGCTGACCTGGCGTCCATCACCATAGGGTTGGGCCTGGGGTGTTTTATCAGTTTGTTGTTGGTTCAAGTCTGGCTAGAGGTGGTGATGTCACCGCACCAGATCTGGGAAGCGTTATCCGGGGAGGATGCTCATGCGGGCGATTGA
- the mksB gene encoding Mks condensin complex protein MksB, which translates to MIEPKRVLRALAEHWALLEPLCEHFDQGTLSLNELRTQLAAQQLDSTPQDITSLLDVWIRLDILVPVAKSPNRFELNAQIHDFLAYLRREHRLGLCLEIEAYLRHLERLAGYIQDAFDIRDGNDLARQLRLLDMRVRDVLKKLANDEQALVAVAERAKTSDRQIPLRQRYAEVLATWDEYVEPMIQLVNADGAFEQGVRKVENVLLKMLTEQQRLGHLVDDDMLLRTHARILEMQTSAQLTLRHARELLLPLREEARRHNAVTRGAALALSMIRRKGIDAVPQAAMPMFTRPQSTFLGSASQVEAYVYALARFEPKPARFPKAHKIQTGEAPRAPRTVREMLERCEDALPMPDLMTWLLEQEPDGATDELLYWFSRLSREKRFKRERLERRDYHTHEHQVSLRSFALLSAGTDASENSASIPHAS; encoded by the coding sequence ATGATCGAACCCAAGCGCGTCTTGCGCGCCCTCGCCGAACACTGGGCACTCCTGGAGCCACTGTGTGAGCATTTCGACCAAGGCACCCTGAGCCTCAACGAACTGCGCACGCAACTGGCCGCCCAGCAACTGGACAGCACGCCACAGGACATCACCAGCCTGCTGGACGTGTGGATCCGCCTCGACATTCTGGTTCCGGTGGCAAAAAGCCCGAACCGCTTTGAACTGAACGCGCAGATCCACGACTTCCTGGCTTACCTGCGCCGCGAGCACCGCTTGGGCCTGTGCCTGGAAATCGAAGCCTACCTGCGGCACCTGGAGCGGCTGGCCGGCTACATCCAAGACGCATTCGACATTCGTGATGGCAACGACCTGGCGCGCCAGTTGCGCTTGCTCGACATGCGCGTACGCGACGTGTTGAAAAAACTCGCCAACGACGAACAGGCCCTGGTGGCCGTAGCCGAGCGGGCCAAGACCAGCGACCGGCAGATTCCATTGCGCCAGCGTTATGCCGAAGTCCTGGCGACCTGGGACGAGTATGTCGAGCCGATGATCCAGTTGGTCAACGCCGACGGCGCCTTCGAACAAGGCGTGCGCAAGGTCGAGAACGTCCTGCTGAAGATGCTCACCGAGCAGCAACGCCTGGGCCATCTGGTCGACGACGACATGCTCCTGCGGACCCACGCGCGCATCCTCGAAATGCAGACCAGCGCCCAACTGACCCTGCGCCACGCCCGCGAGTTGTTGCTGCCGCTGCGCGAAGAAGCCCGCCGGCACAACGCCGTGACCCGTGGCGCGGCACTGGCCCTGTCGATGATCCGGCGCAAGGGCATCGATGCGGTGCCACAAGCGGCGATGCCGATGTTCACTCGCCCGCAAAGCACCTTCCTTGGCAGTGCCAGCCAGGTTGAAGCCTATGTCTACGCCCTGGCACGTTTCGAGCCAAAACCGGCGCGTTTCCCCAAGGCCCACAAGATCCAGACCGGCGAAGCCCCGCGTGCGCCACGCACGGTTCGGGAAATGCTCGAGCGCTGCGAAGACGCCCTGCCGATGCCAGACCTGATGACCTGGTTGTTGGAGCAGGAACCGGATGGCGCGACCGACGAGCTGCTGTATTGGTTCTCGCGCCTGTCGCGGGAAAAACGCTTCAAGCGCGAGCGCCTGGAACGCCGCGATTACCACACTCACGAGCATCAGGTCAGCCTGCGCTCCTTCGCCCTGCTCTCGGCCGGCACCGATGCCAGCGAGAATTCTGCGAGCATTCCCCATGCATCTTGA
- the mksE gene encoding Mks condensin complex protein MksE produces MHLDLSELSQLAPIFRELFKGYHVSRRDPELYAQLSNFQDQYRTLFRALGFELVCDTRGFYYFVPDLAAAAVNKTAQRLALFTFILVEHLADQGRDPIAVLDGGSLGRDELPSLLEKYRDLFIQAEVQTVEELEEKIMRRMTQLGFAGEENGIYRFLPPMHRFLDVCLSVQQDRDLAASLHSVLPLPAPVLIDDDSDEKLLQTDDPLDLSDFAEDSEEDALARAIAEEQELDA; encoded by the coding sequence ATGCATCTTGATCTATCCGAACTGTCTCAGCTGGCGCCGATCTTTCGCGAGCTGTTCAAGGGTTATCACGTCAGCCGTCGCGATCCTGAGCTGTACGCACAGTTGTCGAACTTTCAGGACCAGTACCGCACCTTGTTCCGCGCCCTGGGATTTGAACTGGTGTGCGATACCCGGGGCTTCTACTACTTCGTTCCGGACCTCGCCGCAGCGGCCGTGAACAAGACTGCCCAGCGCCTGGCGTTGTTCACCTTCATTCTGGTCGAACACCTGGCCGACCAGGGCCGCGACCCGATCGCCGTGCTCGACGGCGGTAGCCTGGGCCGCGATGAACTGCCGTCGTTGCTGGAAAAATACCGCGACCTGTTCATCCAGGCTGAAGTGCAGACCGTGGAAGAGCTCGAAGAAAAGATCATGCGGCGCATGACCCAGCTCGGTTTTGCTGGGGAAGAGAACGGCATCTACCGTTTCCTGCCACCGATGCACCGCTTCCTCGACGTCTGCCTGTCGGTGCAACAGGACCGCGACCTGGCCGCCAGCCTGCACAGCGTGCTGCCACTGCCGGCGCCGGTGCTGATTGACGACGACAGCGACGAAAAACTGCTGCAGACCGATGACCCGCTGGACCTCAGCGACTTCGCCGAAGACAGTGAAGAAGACGCCTTGGCCCGTGCCATTGCCGAAGAACAGGAGCTCGACGCATGA
- the mksF gene encoding Mks condensin complex protein MksF: MSKERYGIRRFALLNTAGYSLGLFPLEEPLSVYGANNLGKSASINALQFPILARMSDMSFGKYSLEQSRRFYFASDTSYILVEVSLPHGPHVIGVVGRGPGGGFGHQFFAYAGKLDLAHYQKNDTCLRQKELFSNLEREGLKAYELKPDELRRLLVGGHTSIPLDLTLIPLRSTSEQSLKTFRALFINLLHMREITAAKLKQLFLDAFEHSLRSGSVDYIAACEEAFRDVRRMEQDYNSLVTAGPLVEALSAGVTQRNILRGKLHRISPLLDSLLGTWSDYASARKEELTIQAEHYRNEQDALQNDQRGGTQELMRLEREITGIQRWLGELSVLKHRFALVEDVKVLEQQLLAAKDAHDELAGALAQSRQFSAEDLEERLRDLEKRLKSVKQQLDHADNNSYARLREEFSQQDVERLMRLFNSALFSLPLGEHGITLDEDGQWVKSLELILDGFKGERFEVPGLSIDISHIEPPALQALADRAALRDQKERLDKELKQLKTQQAVAADRAASKTQTEALYQQVLDAQKALEDFRRAQTLSAEEGDKLEQLAQMEAAQDELKRSSDAFTERVQQLSAKLQLVGRQIGDMEAKQRTLDDALRRRQLLPTDLPFGTPCMDPIDDSMDNLLPLLNDYQDSWQGLLRVDGQIDALYAQVRLKGVAKFDSEDDMERRLQLLINAYAHRTDEALTLGKARRAAVTDIARTLRNIRSDYDSLEHQLALFNREINKRQVSNLQSFRIVLAPNKEALKHIDQIIHSAGQYEEGETLSVFDLSQSAEQDNKNEEAKEYLARLVAANHNQLGLKDLFELAFEITKVNGQPVIHTDIDGAASNGTTMTIKALTNMYLLLHLMDRDQAGRVRLPYYLDEAADIDEKNQAALLETSLQLGFVPILASVKPQVCASVAIDLEGGSGPNGIYIDEADWKYIRRHDEVKPAVSVESTEAELDAV; this comes from the coding sequence ATGAGCAAGGAACGCTACGGCATTCGCCGCTTTGCCCTTCTGAATACCGCGGGTTACAGCCTCGGCCTGTTCCCGCTGGAAGAACCGCTGTCGGTCTACGGGGCGAACAACCTGGGCAAGTCCGCCTCGATCAACGCCCTGCAGTTCCCGATCCTGGCACGCATGTCGGACATGAGCTTCGGCAAGTACAGCCTGGAGCAATCGCGGCGCTTCTACTTTGCCTCTGACACCAGCTACATCCTGGTGGAAGTTTCGCTGCCACACGGTCCACACGTGATCGGCGTGGTCGGGCGTGGCCCCGGCGGTGGTTTTGGCCACCAGTTCTTCGCCTATGCCGGTAAGCTGGACCTGGCCCATTACCAGAAAAACGACACGTGCCTGCGCCAGAAAGAGTTGTTCAGCAACCTCGAACGCGAAGGCCTCAAGGCTTACGAGCTCAAGCCGGATGAACTGCGGCGCCTGCTGGTGGGCGGCCACACGTCGATCCCGCTGGACCTGACCCTGATTCCGCTGCGCTCCACCAGTGAGCAGAGCCTGAAGACCTTCCGTGCGCTGTTCATCAACCTGCTGCACATGCGGGAAATCACCGCGGCCAAGCTCAAGCAACTGTTCCTCGATGCCTTCGAACACAGCCTGCGTTCCGGCAGCGTCGATTACATCGCCGCGTGCGAAGAAGCCTTCCGCGATGTGCGCCGCATGGAGCAGGACTACAACTCGCTGGTCACCGCCGGCCCCTTGGTCGAAGCCCTATCGGCAGGCGTGACCCAGCGCAATATTCTGCGCGGCAAGTTGCACCGCATCTCGCCGCTGCTCGATTCCCTGCTGGGCACCTGGTCGGACTACGCCAGTGCGCGCAAGGAAGAATTGACGATCCAGGCCGAGCACTACCGCAACGAGCAGGACGCCCTGCAAAACGATCAACGCGGCGGCACCCAGGAGCTGATGCGCCTGGAACGCGAAATCACCGGCATCCAGCGCTGGCTCGGCGAGTTGTCGGTGCTCAAGCATCGCTTCGCGTTGGTCGAAGACGTCAAAGTCCTGGAGCAACAACTGCTGGCCGCCAAGGATGCGCACGATGAACTGGCCGGCGCGCTGGCCCAGTCCCGGCAGTTCAGTGCCGAAGACCTGGAAGAGCGCCTGCGGGATCTGGAAAAGCGCCTGAAGTCGGTCAAGCAGCAACTCGATCACGCCGACAACAACAGCTACGCGCGCCTGCGCGAAGAGTTTTCGCAACAGGACGTCGAACGCCTGATGCGCCTGTTCAACAGCGCATTGTTCAGCCTGCCGCTGGGTGAGCACGGCATTACGCTGGACGAGGACGGCCAGTGGGTCAAATCCCTGGAGCTGATCCTCGACGGCTTCAAGGGTGAGCGTTTCGAAGTACCGGGGCTGTCGATCGACATTTCCCACATCGAACCGCCCGCCCTGCAAGCCCTGGCTGACCGTGCCGCGTTGCGCGACCAGAAAGAACGCTTGGACAAAGAACTCAAGCAACTGAAAACCCAGCAAGCGGTCGCCGCGGACCGCGCTGCCAGCAAGACCCAGACTGAAGCGCTGTACCAGCAGGTGCTGGACGCGCAAAAAGCCCTCGAGGACTTCCGCCGCGCGCAAACCCTGAGCGCCGAAGAAGGTGACAAGCTCGAGCAACTGGCGCAGATGGAAGCGGCCCAGGACGAATTGAAACGCTCCAGCGATGCCTTCACTGAGCGCGTCCAGCAACTGTCGGCCAAGCTGCAACTGGTCGGCCGGCAGATCGGCGACATGGAAGCCAAGCAACGCACCCTCGACGACGCCCTGCGCCGCCGTCAGCTGCTGCCGACCGACCTGCCATTCGGCACGCCGTGCATGGACCCGATCGACGACTCCATGGACAACCTGTTGCCGCTGCTCAATGACTACCAGGACAGTTGGCAGGGCTTGCTGCGTGTCGACGGCCAGATCGACGCCTTGTACGCCCAGGTTCGCCTCAAGGGCGTGGCCAAGTTCGACAGCGAAGACGACATGGAGCGTCGCCTGCAACTGTTGATCAACGCTTACGCCCACCGTACCGACGAAGCCCTGACCCTGGGCAAGGCCCGGCGTGCGGCCGTCACCGACATCGCCCGGACTCTGCGCAATATTCGCAGCGATTACGACAGCCTCGAGCACCAGCTGGCGCTGTTCAACCGCGAGATCAACAAGCGCCAGGTGTCCAACCTGCAAAGCTTCCGCATTGTCCTGGCGCCGAACAAGGAAGCCCTCAAGCACATTGACCAGATCATCCACAGTGCCGGTCAGTACGAAGAAGGCGAAACCCTGTCGGTGTTCGACCTGAGCCAGAGTGCCGAGCAGGACAACAAGAACGAAGAGGCCAAGGAGTACCTGGCCCGCCTGGTGGCGGCGAACCACAACCAGCTCGGCCTCAAGGACCTGTTCGAGCTGGCGTTCGAGATCACCAAGGTCAACGGTCAGCCAGTGATCCACACTGACATCGATGGCGCCGCGTCCAACGGCACCACCATGACCATCAAGGCACTGACCAACATGTATTTGTTGCTGCACTTGATGGACCGCGACCAGGCCGGGCGTGTGCGCCTGCCGTACTACCTCGACGAAGCCGCGGACATCGACGAGAAGAACCAGGCCGCCCTGCTGGAAACCAGCCTGCAGTTGGGCTTCGTGCCGATCCTCGCCAGTGTCAAGCCACAGGTCTGCGCCAGTGTGGCGATTGACCTGGAAGGTGGCAGCGGGCCGAACGGTATCTACATCGACGAGGCAGACTGGAAGTACATCCGTCGGCATGACGAAGTGAAACCGGCGGTCAGCGTCGAGTCGACCGAAGCCGAGCTGGACGCCGTCTAA